A portion of the Meriones unguiculatus strain TT.TT164.6M chromosome 11, Bangor_MerUng_6.1, whole genome shotgun sequence genome contains these proteins:
- the Tmcc2 gene encoding transmembrane and coiled-coil domains protein 2 isoform X3, whose amino-acid sequence MKFKEKETAGDKGDLVALSLPSGPGHGDTDGPISLDVPDGAPDPQRTKAAIEHLHQKILKITEQIKIEQEARDDNVAEYLKLANNADKQQVSRIKQVFEKKNQKSAQTIAQLHKKLEHYRRRLKEIEQNGPSRQPKDVLRDMQQGLKDVGANVRAGISGFGGGVVEGVKGSLSGLSQATHTAVVSKPREFASLIRNKFGSADNIAHLKDPMEDGPPEEAARALSGSATLVSSPKYGSDDECSSASASSAGAGSNSGAGPGGALGSPRSNTLYGAPGNLDTLLEELREIKEGQSHLEDSMEDLKTQLQRDYTYMTQCLQEERYRYERLEEQLNDLTELHQNEMTNLKQELASMEEKVAYQSYERARDIQEAVESCLTRVTKLELQQQQQQVVQLEGVENANARALLGKFINVILALMAVLLVFVSTIANFITPLMKTRLRITSTALVLLVLFLLWKHWDSLTYLLEHVLLPS is encoded by the exons ATGAAGTTCAAGGAGAAAGAGACTGCT GGTGACAAGGGAGATCTTGTGGCCCTGAGCCTCCCCTCTGGCCCTGGCCACGGTGACACTGATGGGCCCATCAGCCTGGACGTGCCAGATGGAGCGCCCGACCCCCAGCGGACTAAGGCTGCCATTGAGCACCTGCACCAAAAGATCCTGAAGATCACCGAGCAGATCAAGATCGAGCAGGAGGCCCGGGACGATAATGTGGCAGAGTACCTGAAGCTGGCCAACAACGCCGACAAGCAGCAGGTGTCACGCATCAAGCAGGTGTTTGAAAAGAAGAACCAGAAGTCAGCCCAGACCATTGCCCAGCTGCACAAGAAGCTGGAGCACTACCGCCGGCGCCTGAAGGAGATAGAGCAGAATGGGCCCTCGCGGCAGCCCAAGGATGTGCTCCGCGATATGCAGCAAGGGCTGAAGGATGTGGGCGCCAACGTGCGCGCTGGCATCAGTGGCTTTGGGGGTGGAGTGGTGGAGGGTGTCAAGGGCAGTCTTTCCGGCCTCTCGCAAGCCACCCACACTGCAGTAGTGTCCAAACCCCGGGAGTTTGCCAGTCTCATTCGCAACAAGTTCGGCAGCGCCGACAACATTGCCCACCTGAAGGATCCCATGGAAGACGGGCCCCCTGAAGAGGCAGCACGGGCCCTGAGTGGCAGTGCCACATTAGTGTCCAGCCCTAAGTACGGCAGTGACGATGAATGCTCCAGTGCCAGTGCCAGCTCAGCTGGGGCAGGCAGCAACTCTGGGGCTGGGCCAGGAGGTGCACTGGGGAGCCCTAGATCCAACACTCTTTATGGTGCCCCAGGAAACCTGGACACTCTGCTGGAGGAGCTGCGGGAGATAAAGGAAGGCCAGTCACACCTGGAGGATTCCATGGAGGACCTGAAGACTCAGCTGCAGAGGGACTACACCTACATGACCCAGTGCCTGCAGGAAGAGCGCTACAG GTATGAGAGGTTGGAGGAGCAGCTGAATGACCTTACTGAGCTTCACCAGAATGAGATGACCAACCTTAAGCAGGAGCTTGCCAGCATGGAGGAAAAGGTGGCCTACCAGTCCTACGAGAGGGCCCGAGATATTCAG GAGGCTGTGGAGTCCTGCCTGACCCGTGTCACCAAGCtggagctgcagcagcagcagcagcaggtggtACAGTTAGAAGGTGTGGAGAATGCCAACGCGCGGGCTCTGCTGGGCAAGTTCATCAATGTGATCCTGGCACTCATGGCCGTGCTGCTGGTGTTTGTGTCCACCATTGCCAACTTCATCACACCCCTCATGAAGACACGCCTCCGTATCACCAGCACCGCCCTCGTGCTCCTTGTCCTCTTCCTGCTCTGGAAACACTGGGACTCGCTCACCTACCTCCTGGAGCACGTGCTGCTGCCCAGCTGA